In a single window of the Gammaproteobacteria bacterium genome:
- a CDS encoding DUF1566 domain-containing protein produces the protein MKKIIWISLLSIFPITYVSAEGVCSGQPALNPSTPTENFEFLRDGSGGIASHDVVIDKKTGLMWTRCLVGSYFDSADGSACFDTTLATPFSWSSALSHIATFNASPAVNQGYTDWRMPNVKELASLLEYSCSPPVATINHEIFAGAMSAKVWTNTPFIHTPGGNLPNETQARVVDFSDANVLNMPLAPDSDVVYLRLVREHPLP, from the coding sequence ATGAAAAAAATAATTTGGATTTCGTTACTGAGCATTTTTCCGATTACGTATGTAAGTGCGGAAGGTGTTTGTTCTGGCCAACCTGCCCTCAATCCTAGTACGCCGACAGAGAATTTTGAGTTTCTACGAGATGGTAGCGGCGGTATTGCTAGCCACGATGTAGTAATTGATAAGAAAACCGGCTTGATGTGGACTCGTTGTTTGGTAGGTTCCTATTTTGATAGTGCCGATGGGTCTGCCTGTTTTGATACAACGCTTGCAACGCCGTTTAGTTGGAGTAGTGCGCTTTCCCACATAGCCACCTTTAATGCTTCCCCCGCTGTAAATCAAGGATATACAGATTGGCGAATGCCAAATGTAAAGGAACTTGCATCGTTGCTGGAGTATTCCTGCTCTCCGCCAGTAGCCACAATTAACCATGAAATTTTTGCCGGCGCGATGTCTGCCAAAGTATGGACCAATACGCCTTTCATTCATACGCCAGGGGGTAACTTGCCCAATGAGACGCAGGCAAGAGTGGTCGATTTTAGCGATGCAAATGTATTAAATATGCCTCTGGCGCCTGATAGCGATGTTGTCTATCTACGTCTTGTGAGAGAGCACCCACTTCCCTGA
- the metF gene encoding methylenetetrahydrofolate reductase [NAD(P)H]: protein MKTQKLTDKTFSMEFFPPKTTEGAFKLRETTKALAKLSPAYISVTFGAGGSTQDGTLETVIDIQREGIDAAPHLSCISSTKNQIRKLLQTYHANGIKRLVALRGDMPSGTGGVTGELRYANELVAFIREETGDYFKIEVAAYPEFHPQAASASNDLKNFKRKVDAGADSAITQYFFNIDAYLRFIDSIEKMGISIPIIPGIMPITNYKQLARFSDTCGAEIPRWLRWRLQDFADDTVGLKAFGQEVTTRLCETLLEAGAPGLHFYTMNQVHPTMAIYKALSLGE, encoded by the coding sequence ATGAAAACGCAAAAGTTGACTGATAAAACTTTCAGCATGGAATTCTTTCCTCCGAAAACAACCGAAGGCGCATTCAAGCTGCGTGAGACAACAAAGGCTTTAGCGAAATTAAGCCCTGCCTATATCTCGGTGACTTTTGGCGCAGGCGGAAGCACCCAGGATGGTACATTGGAGACCGTCATAGACATTCAGCGAGAAGGAATTGATGCGGCACCTCACCTATCCTGCATTAGCTCCACAAAAAACCAGATCCGTAAATTGCTGCAAACCTATCACGCAAATGGAATTAAACGCCTAGTCGCTTTACGTGGCGACATGCCCTCAGGGACCGGCGGGGTTACCGGGGAATTACGTTACGCCAACGAATTGGTAGCGTTTATTCGTGAAGAGACAGGTGACTATTTCAAAATCGAGGTCGCAGCCTATCCGGAATTTCACCCTCAGGCGGCATCTGCGTCTAACGATCTGAAAAATTTTAAACGTAAGGTCGATGCAGGCGCTGATTCGGCCATCACCCAGTACTTTTTTAATATCGATGCCTATCTACGCTTCATCGACAGTATCGAGAAAATGGGCATTTCGATACCGATTATTCCAGGCATTATGCCAATCACAAATTATAAACAACTCGCTCGTTTTTCCGATACCTGTGGCGCAGAGATTCCTCGCTGGCTACGCTGGCGACTCCAGGATTTTGCGGACGATACTGTTGGGTTAAAAGCGTTTGGACAGGAAGTGACTACGAGATTGTGCGAAACATTGCTGGAAGCTGGCGCGCCCGGATTACATTTTTACACCATGAATCAAGTCCACCCAACGATGGCAATCTACAAGGCCCTATCACTAGGTGAGTGA
- a CDS encoding DUF1566 domain-containing protein: MIRTTIKISIFALISFCLLDCTRIPLPPEVPGIYIDKAEVIEGDSDLTEVKVKVTLVPVRKRDIEVDYEIVSLESALAQLKESESLSPQETLDLNRVQEATADDDYVSLPKGTLKFEAGEKDAFITLSIKGDELYERREFIILKLSNTSVELDNPYNVVLIDNDDDAPNATLSVVGEKNIEERANEKRTIRVVLDKPSGIDSPFRLGWVSFEQFDGSDAFAIFRADYTLFDLDGRQVFTGDSFVVPPKTISADLTLEIIDDGIDEKDETLELTLFSTDSEDLKLVNESQKLSLKILANSESGHGMMTLNDTGSTRAEPSLGSVVEAQQDQAFGRDSSANSDADGRAGFSYTKLNQNGQALADQNTPWDSTTPEKEWSCVRDEVTGLIWEVKDSFRTLQYARNNVYWYDSDNKTNGSISGASSFSLQEDCETRDCNTLFYAAQINLMKLCGMTGWRLPTIEELRSLGDYGSYAISTGNSDPVAIDYRYFPTVEKVGMKFWSSTTSVEWKTDAYTMTFGDNPVVDHSNKSRSVPIARLVNDQQ; encoded by the coding sequence GTGATCAGAACAACCATAAAGATAAGCATATTCGCTTTAATAAGTTTTTGCTTGCTCGACTGTACGCGCATACCTCTTCCCCCCGAAGTTCCCGGAATTTACATAGATAAGGCAGAAGTCATTGAGGGTGATAGCGATCTGACTGAGGTAAAAGTCAAAGTAACGCTAGTCCCCGTCCGTAAGCGTGATATTGAGGTCGACTATGAGATTGTTTCTCTAGAGTCAGCACTTGCACAGCTAAAGGAAAGCGAAAGTCTGTCACCACAAGAAACATTGGATTTGAATAGGGTTCAGGAAGCCACAGCTGACGACGACTATGTCAGCTTACCTAAGGGCACGCTTAAGTTTGAAGCGGGTGAAAAAGACGCTTTTATTACGTTGTCTATCAAAGGTGACGAGCTTTACGAGAGACGTGAGTTCATCATATTGAAGTTATCTAATACCAGTGTCGAACTGGATAATCCATACAATGTCGTTCTTATAGATAATGATGATGATGCGCCAAATGCGACACTTAGCGTTGTTGGCGAAAAGAATATTGAAGAACGAGCAAATGAGAAGCGCACAATCAGGGTGGTTCTTGATAAGCCGAGTGGTATTGACTCACCGTTCCGGCTTGGCTGGGTATCTTTCGAGCAATTCGATGGTTCCGATGCGTTTGCGATTTTTCGCGCGGACTATACCTTGTTTGACTTGGACGGGCGTCAGGTTTTTACAGGCGATAGTTTCGTTGTTCCTCCCAAAACCATAAGTGCTGATTTAACTTTGGAAATTATCGATGATGGTATCGATGAAAAAGATGAAACCTTGGAACTAACTCTGTTTTCCACGGATAGCGAAGACCTGAAATTGGTCAACGAATCACAAAAATTGTCTCTTAAAATTCTGGCAAACAGTGAGTCTGGGCATGGGATGATGACCTTGAATGATACGGGGTCTACGCGTGCTGAGCCATCGTTGGGATCTGTAGTTGAAGCTCAGCAGGACCAAGCTTTTGGACGGGATAGCTCAGCCAATTCCGACGCTGATGGTAGAGCGGGTTTCTCATATACTAAGCTCAATCAAAATGGACAAGCGCTAGCGGACCAAAATACTCCATGGGATAGTACTACGCCCGAAAAGGAATGGTCTTGTGTTCGTGACGAAGTCACTGGGTTGATTTGGGAAGTGAAAGACAGTTTTAGAACTTTGCAGTATGCGCGCAATAACGTTTACTGGTATGACAGCGATAACAAGACCAATGGCTCTATTAGTGGCGCCTCGTCTTTTAGCCTGCAAGAAGATTGCGAGACCAGGGACTGTAATACCCTGTTCTATGCTGCGCAAATCAATTTGATGAAACTGTGCGGCATGACGGGATGGCGATTGCCTACGATAGAGGAATTGCGTTCTCTCGGTGATTATGGATCGTATGCCATTTCAACGGGAAACTCGGATCCAGTCGCTATTGATTATCGCTATTTTCCGACGGTTGAAAAAGTTGGAATGAAGTTCTGGAGCTCGACCACGTCGGTGGAATGGAAGACAGACGCATATACGATGACATTTGGTGACAATCCTGTAGTTGACCATAGCAATAAATCGAGAAGTGTTCCCATTGCGAGGCTCGTCAATGACCAGCAATAA